The Acidobacteriota bacterium genome has a segment encoding these proteins:
- a CDS encoding NAD-dependent epimerase/dehydratase family protein, whose protein sequence is MPEKTPKRIEDFRKKDDLLVVTGAGGFIAGSLVRYFHDKGFARIRAVDKKPLAEWYQRTPGVEDLVLDVSVPDNCARACDGAVEVYNLAADMGGMGFIERYRIECLRSVLINTHMIEAAQKAGADRYFFSSSACAYNVDLQKDTRSRALRESDAYPANAERGYGWEKLFSEMVCQEYRAERGLKTAIARFHNVYGPFGTWDGGREKAPAALSRKVVEARDNGTFAVEIWGDGTRTRSFMWIGDCVNGIDMIMHCDELIATPINLGSHELVSVNDLLGLIEDIAGFKVERRYDLTQPLGVGGRNSDNTMIRRVLGWEPSTPLREGLAKTYAWIAEQYALRKTGRKVVL, encoded by the coding sequence ATGCCCGAGAAGACGCCCAAACGGATCGAGGATTTCCGCAAAAAGGACGACCTGCTGGTCGTCACCGGGGCCGGCGGCTTCATCGCCGGCTCGCTCGTCCGCTATTTTCATGACAAGGGCTTTGCCCGGATCCGGGCCGTCGACAAGAAGCCCCTGGCCGAATGGTACCAGCGCACGCCCGGGGTCGAGGACCTGGTCCTCGATGTCAGCGTCCCGGACAACTGCGCCAGGGCCTGCGACGGGGCCGTCGAGGTCTACAACCTGGCCGCCGACATGGGCGGCATGGGCTTCATCGAGCGCTACCGGATCGAATGCCTGCGCAGCGTCCTCATCAACACCCACATGATCGAGGCCGCCCAGAAGGCCGGGGCCGACCGCTACTTCTTCTCCTCGTCGGCCTGCGCCTACAACGTCGACCTCCAGAAGGACACCCGGTCCCGGGCCCTCAGGGAGTCCGACGCCTACCCGGCCAACGCCGAGCGCGGCTACGGCTGGGAGAAGCTCTTCTCCGAGATGGTCTGCCAGGAGTACCGGGCCGAGCGCGGCCTCAAGACGGCCATCGCCCGCTTCCACAACGTCTACGGGCCGTTCGGGACCTGGGACGGCGGCCGCGAGAAAGCGCCGGCGGCGCTCTCGCGCAAGGTCGTCGAGGCCCGGGACAACGGCACTTTCGCGGTCGAGATCTGGGGCGACGGCACCCGGACCCGCAGCTTCATGTGGATCGGGGACTGCGTCAACGGCATCGACATGATCATGCACTGCGACGAGCTCATCGCCACGCCCATCAACCTGGGTTCGCACGAGCTCGTTTCGGTCAACGACCTGCTCGGCCTGATCGAGGACATCGCCGGGTTCAAGGTCGAGCGCCGCTACGACCTGACCCAGCCGCTCGGCGTCGGCGGGCGGAACTCCGACAACACGATGATCCGCCGGGTCCTGGGGTGGGAGCCCTCGACGCCGCTGCGCGAGGGCCTGGCCAAGACATACGCCTGGATCGCGGAGCAGTACGCCCTGCGCAAGACGGGGCGAAAGGTCGTCCTCTAG
- a CDS encoding GWxTD domain-containing protein gives MNRRIPILSPALALVLVLGLAQAVPPLLAARQDKPRPVQSKTEKARPAKDGRDLDPVYQDFLKLTAYIISPKEREVFLDLTDNRDRDIFVTDFWKIRDPTPGTPENEYKDEIQKRFDYANKYFPAGRPGWMTDRGRVWMILGEPRSYDRFPGTTGIVPCEVWYYYTDGTKNLPTHFGLVFFQKKGFGEMKLYDPFIDGPKSLLEPLASLRTIDQDDYETIFDTIRNFAPTLASMAMSLIPGEYGYNYQPTARSTELLANLTEYPYKGLNPTYATHFFDFKGLVSTEYMTNYVENEGLAAVIRDPRLDLPFVHFSVVPLKLSVDYYEPKDQYFANFKVDVSLRRGEDIVFQNSKEYALYFPAADIDRIRQNGVSLEDAFPVCEGTYKLTVLVQNSVAKEFTVFERTVTVPRSGGAPALNGPFLGYQLKAFSADVLIPFKTGERKLVVDPKMSFGSSDELDVLVSVTDVTQELWQAGSVELGLKGLTNVQTVRTVSLRLADGPCRPVISLTPNLSTAGLPPDYYELTVRLLGPDKTVLDEKKAQFVLSSERALAHPIANSRGFSLANEFYIDYQLARQYDKLGVPDKAEAFFARGLARNPGYKEGVSDYARFLVKRGKFEEALTVVEGLAGVEKGRFDYHTVRGLALMGRERYDAALADLLEANKIYNSDTSVLNALGTCFLKLGQKDRALAAFKASLTIDGGQESIGKIVAGLEKK, from the coding sequence ATGAACAGACGCATCCCGATCCTGAGCCCGGCCCTGGCCCTGGTCCTGGTGCTGGGGCTGGCCCAGGCCGTCCCTCCGCTTCTCGCGGCGCGCCAGGACAAGCCCCGGCCGGTCCAGTCCAAGACGGAGAAGGCGCGGCCGGCCAAAGACGGCCGGGACCTCGATCCCGTCTACCAGGACTTCCTCAAGCTCACGGCCTACATCATCAGCCCCAAGGAGCGCGAGGTCTTCCTGGATCTCACGGACAACCGCGACCGCGACATCTTCGTCACCGACTTCTGGAAGATCCGCGACCCGACCCCGGGGACGCCGGAGAACGAGTACAAGGACGAGATCCAGAAGCGTTTCGACTACGCCAACAAGTATTTCCCGGCCGGCCGGCCGGGCTGGATGACCGACCGCGGCCGGGTCTGGATGATCCTGGGCGAACCGCGCAGCTACGACCGCTTCCCGGGCACGACGGGCATCGTTCCCTGCGAGGTCTGGTATTATTACACCGACGGGACGAAGAACCTGCCGACGCATTTCGGCCTGGTCTTCTTCCAGAAGAAGGGCTTCGGCGAGATGAAGCTCTACGACCCGTTCATCGACGGGCCCAAGTCCCTCCTCGAGCCCCTGGCCAGCCTCAGGACCATCGACCAGGACGACTACGAAACGATCTTCGATACCATCCGGAACTTCGCCCCGACCCTGGCCTCGATGGCCATGTCGCTCATCCCCGGGGAGTACGGGTACAACTATCAGCCCACGGCCCGGAGCACGGAGCTCCTGGCCAACCTCACTGAATACCCCTACAAGGGGCTCAACCCGACCTACGCCACGCATTTCTTCGATTTCAAGGGTCTGGTCAGCACCGAGTACATGACCAACTATGTCGAGAACGAGGGCCTGGCGGCGGTCATCCGCGACCCCCGCCTCGACCTGCCCTTCGTCCATTTCAGCGTCGTGCCCCTGAAGCTGTCCGTGGACTACTACGAACCCAAGGACCAGTACTTCGCCAACTTCAAGGTCGACGTCAGTCTGCGCCGCGGCGAGGACATCGTCTTCCAAAACTCCAAGGAGTACGCCCTCTATTTCCCGGCCGCCGACATCGACCGCATCCGCCAGAACGGCGTCTCCCTGGAGGACGCCTTCCCGGTCTGCGAGGGGACGTACAAGCTGACCGTGCTCGTCCAGAACTCCGTGGCCAAGGAGTTCACGGTCTTCGAGCGCACGGTCACCGTGCCCCGGTCGGGGGGTGCGCCGGCGCTCAACGGCCCGTTCCTCGGCTACCAGCTGAAGGCCTTCTCGGCCGACGTGCTGATCCCCTTCAAGACCGGCGAGCGCAAGCTCGTCGTCGATCCCAAGATGAGCTTCGGCTCGTCCGACGAGCTGGACGTCCTCGTTTCCGTGACCGACGTCACGCAGGAGCTGTGGCAGGCCGGGTCGGTCGAGCTGGGCCTGAAGGGCCTGACCAACGTCCAGACCGTGCGGACCGTGTCCCTGCGGCTGGCCGACGGACCCTGCCGCCCGGTCATCAGCCTGACACCCAACCTGTCCACGGCGGGCCTGCCCCCGGACTATTACGAGCTGACCGTCCGCCTGCTCGGGCCGGACAAGACAGTCCTCGACGAGAAGAAGGCCCAGTTCGTCCTGTCGTCCGAGCGGGCGCTGGCCCACCCCATCGCCAATTCGCGCGGCTTTTCCCTGGCCAACGAGTTCTACATCGACTACCAGCTGGCCCGCCAGTACGACAAGCTCGGCGTGCCGGACAAGGCGGAGGCCTTTTTTGCCAGGGGACTGGCCAGGAACCCGGGCTACAAGGAAGGCGTCAGCGACTATGCCCGCTTCCTGGTCAAGAGGGGCAAGTTCGAGGAGGCCCTGACCGTGGTCGAGGGCCTGGCCGGGGTGGAGAAGGGCCGCTTCGACTATCATACGGTCCGGGGCCTGGCCCTGATGGGCCGGGAGCGCTATGACGCCGCTCTTGCCGATCTGCTCGAGGCCAACAAGATCTACAACAGCGATACGTCCGTGCTCAACGCTTTGGGCACGTGCTTCCTGAAGCTGGGACAGAAGGACCGGGCCCTGGCGGCCTTCAAGGCCTCGCTGACGATCGACGGCGGCCAGGAAAGCATCGGCAAGATCGTCGCCGGCCTGGAAAAGAAGTAG
- a CDS encoding tetratricopeptide repeat protein — MKKTLVVSICVLMAASALCAQEWKGQGRIPGIVVDDQGNPVEGVRVKFFCPKFDGGFEAKSGKDGKWLGAWMRSGLWNIDFDKIGYSSVHKSLQMNQFEKYKEMRVVMRKVEGLVVSDDMRKDLTAANDIYDKKDYAGAVEAYKAFLAKFPDAYFVWRNVGNSYFVQEKYDEAEAAYKEVLAKNPADAEATIGIGNCYANRGNTDAALEWYNKVPLDKIEDPNLLCSIGIAFFKTQKLAEAAAYFEKAVALDENQLDALYQLGITYTALQEKAKAIDAFEKYLKVDPDTERAAQVRSFLDYLKK; from the coding sequence ATGAAAAAAACCCTCGTTGTTTCGATCTGCGTCCTGATGGCCGCGTCCGCCCTTTGCGCCCAGGAGTGGAAGGGGCAGGGGCGGATCCCCGGGATCGTCGTCGATGATCAAGGCAACCCCGTCGAGGGGGTCCGGGTCAAGTTCTTCTGCCCGAAGTTCGACGGCGGCTTCGAGGCCAAGAGCGGCAAGGACGGCAAATGGCTCGGCGCCTGGATGCGCAGCGGGCTGTGGAACATCGACTTCGACAAGATCGGGTATTCCTCGGTCCACAAATCGCTGCAAATGAACCAGTTCGAGAAGTACAAAGAGATGAGGGTGGTCATGCGCAAGGTCGAGGGCCTGGTCGTCAGCGACGACATGAGAAAGGACCTGACGGCGGCCAACGACATCTATGACAAGAAGGATTACGCCGGGGCCGTCGAGGCCTACAAGGCCTTCCTGGCCAAGTTCCCCGACGCCTACTTCGTCTGGCGGAACGTCGGCAACAGCTACTTCGTCCAGGAGAAGTACGACGAGGCCGAGGCGGCCTACAAGGAGGTCCTGGCCAAGAACCCGGCCGACGCGGAGGCCACGATCGGCATCGGCAACTGCTATGCCAATCGCGGCAACACCGACGCGGCCCTGGAATGGTACAACAAGGTTCCCCTCGACAAGATCGAAGACCCCAACCTCCTCTGCTCGATCGGCATTGCCTTCTTCAAGACGCAGAAACTGGCCGAGGCCGCGGCCTATTTCGAGAAGGCCGTCGCCCTCGACGAGAACCAGCTCGACGCCCTCTATCAGCTGGGCATCACCTACACGGCCCTTCAGGAGAAGGCCAAGGCCATCGACGCCTTCGAGAAGTATCTCAAGGTCGATCCCGATACGGAACGGGCCGCGCAGGTCCGGAGTTTCTTGGATTATCTCAAGAAATAG